The following proteins are encoded in a genomic region of Neorickettsia risticii str. Illinois:
- a CDS encoding superoxide dismutase has protein sequence MTVILPGLPYHKDALEPLISEKTLSFHYDKHHSGYVNKLNELLVKSEFSHGYGLIDIIQKSHGREGCEGIFNNAAQVWNHSFYWNSMCSPSHKPQPDDAFMKQVIRDFGSLDILKEQLGLAAISQFGSGWAWLVFDKFKNKLVILKTSNAETPLTVDGLSPLLVIDVWEHAYYLDYQNRRPDYVAAFLGQLLNWEFASTNYAASI, from the coding sequence ATGACAGTTATACTGCCGGGTCTACCTTATCACAAAGATGCCCTGGAGCCACTCATTTCCGAGAAGACTTTAAGCTTTCATTATGACAAGCATCATTCGGGTTATGTGAATAAGCTAAATGAGTTGTTGGTAAAAAGTGAGTTCAGTCATGGGTACGGGTTGATTGATATCATACAAAAAAGTCATGGGAGAGAAGGTTGTGAGGGAATTTTTAACAATGCTGCACAAGTTTGGAATCACTCATTTTACTGGAACTCCATGTGCTCTCCATCGCATAAACCTCAACCAGACGATGCTTTTATGAAACAAGTGATACGAGATTTTGGTAGTCTTGACATATTAAAGGAGCAGCTTGGTCTTGCTGCTATAAGTCAATTTGGTAGCGGATGGGCGTGGCTAGTTTTTGATAAGTTCAAAAACAAGCTTGTGATTCTTAAAACATCCAATGCTGAAACACCATTAACTGTGGATGGTTTGTCTCCATTGCTCGTGATTGATGTGTGGGAGCATGCTTATTACCTAGATTATCAGAATCGTAGGCCCGATTATGTAGCAGCATTTTTGGGTCAGTTGCTTAATTGGGAGTTTGCTTCCACAAATTATGCTGCATCCATATAA
- the tsaB gene encoding tRNA (adenosine(37)-N6)-threonylcarbamoyltransferase complex dimerization subunit type 1 TsaB, whose amino-acid sequence MDELIFSHVKLEWQLMNVISIDSSGEFNFSVAVLRDGEITSSKTIEGRFSEHFFPFLFSLGRKIFEEIDLLAVNTGPGSYTGIRAAIAALQGLSIFSNKKLIGLDTFSVVLDKFERNNWEKMKNWNTIAIALRGYNDSFCYLKEFERNFEEHAKIIRIDRKELGKICSDILLTNVPGCGHICEVSAEDLALLALQQKNFKNEFQPVVPLYI is encoded by the coding sequence TTGGATGAACTGATTTTTTCGCATGTGAAACTTGAATGGCAACTCATGAATGTCATATCCATTGACTCATCAGGAGAGTTTAATTTTTCTGTAGCAGTGCTCAGAGATGGCGAAATAACGTCCTCTAAGACAATTGAGGGCAGGTTTTCTGAGCACTTTTTTCCCTTTCTTTTCTCTCTAGGAAGGAAAATCTTCGAGGAGATTGATTTACTGGCCGTAAATACGGGACCAGGAAGCTATACTGGCATTAGGGCAGCGATAGCTGCTCTCCAAGGACTGTCAATTTTCTCGAATAAGAAGCTTATAGGTCTCGATACCTTCTCGGTTGTGCTAGACAAATTTGAAAGAAACAATTGGGAAAAAATGAAAAACTGGAACACAATTGCAATAGCATTACGTGGATACAACGACTCATTTTGTTATCTTAAAGAGTTCGAAAGAAATTTTGAGGAACATGCAAAGATTATCAGAATAGACCGGAAGGAATTAGGAAAGATTTGTTCGGATATTTTACTCACCAATGTCCCTGGTTGTGGACATATTTGCGAAGTCTCTGCGGAAGATTTAGCTCTACTAGCGCTTCAACAGAAAAACTTCAAGAATGAATTTCAACCTGTTGTTCCACTCTATATATAG